A window of the Candidatus Woesearchaeota archaeon genome harbors these coding sequences:
- a CDS encoding PIG-L family deacetylase has product MIKKIKQNPKSILVFCAHSDDQIIGVGGSLAKYAHEGYAIYTYIMSYGEKSHPHLQKNIIANMRLKESEAANKVIGGREVFCFGVREGKFPEQFQKYHVKERIMNEIKERNPEKVFTHSIDDPLPDHHATFDLIKETITEMKFKGDAYSFEIWNLFTARDRKKPRLVVDTTETFKKKIEGLKCFKSQKVALFWLLPVSYIRAIINGMNYRIKYAETFYKIN; this is encoded by the coding sequence ATGATCAAAAAAATTAAGCAAAACCCTAAATCCATTCTTGTTTTCTGTGCCCATAGCGATGACCAGATCATAGGAGTAGGTGGAAGTTTAGCTAAATATGCCCATGAAGGCTACGCTATTTACACCTATATCATGTCATACGGTGAAAAATCACATCCGCATCTCCAGAAAAATATCATTGCCAACATGAGACTAAAAGAATCAGAAGCTGCAAACAAAGTTATTGGAGGCAGAGAAGTATTTTGTTTTGGTGTGAGAGAAGGTAAATTTCCAGAACAATTTCAAAAATATCATGTTAAAGAGCGGATTATGAATGAAATCAAAGAACGAAATCCTGAAAAAGTATTTACCCACTCTATTGATGATCCTTTGCCTGATCATCATGCAACATTCGATTTGATTAAAGAAACAATAACAGAAATGAAATTTAAAGGTGATGCTTATTCATTTGAGATTTGGAATTTATTTACTGCGCGTGATAGAAAAAAACCAAGGCTTGTTGTTGATACCACAGAAACTTTCAAAAAAAAAATAGAAGGATTAAAATGCTTTAAAAGCCAAAAAGTTGCGTTGTTTTGGCTATTACCCGTAAGTTACATTCGAGCAATAATCAATGGTAT